A DNA window from Paenibacillus sp. HWE-109 contains the following coding sequences:
- a CDS encoding toxin Cry1Ac domain D-VI-related protein: MKKTAIISIVALLLVAGISGLVIWKINDDKAKKEMDILTDISTIQEKVNSLYKDNHKMNLVDNVNTDMIKSTNDLFINIKNKELSPQASTLLNQASLDISYVEKMFYIKQNIDKLFDKNGAIVESADIKSSKDQLDTLKSDKPYFVNELMTKINDAETQKEQISTATRMVDALFTSSEKSTVKESITRKEIDDAKVKTINIKQDKAKESLLSFIQVTDAHVDSKIKAEAEAKAKAEAEAKAEADSKAKAVADANKSKNKNSSQASSPAKKSDGTLDLTGWVQYSTGDPASLLKYLASGDVIKYNGQYWASPQLVKMISNEEVVYFNDISKK, encoded by the coding sequence ATGAAAAAAACAGCAATTATTTCAATTGTCGCTTTATTACTAGTAGCAGGTATTTCGGGTTTAGTCATTTGGAAAATTAATGATGATAAAGCGAAGAAAGAAATGGACATATTAACAGACATATCAACGATTCAAGAGAAGGTAAACTCCCTTTATAAAGACAACCACAAAATGAATCTTGTAGATAATGTTAATACTGACATGATTAAAAGTACAAATGACTTATTTATAAATATTAAAAATAAAGAACTTTCGCCTCAAGCTTCCACTTTATTAAATCAAGCTTCTTTAGACATAAGTTATGTGGAGAAGATGTTCTACATTAAACAAAATATAGATAAACTATTCGATAAAAATGGCGCAATTGTTGAATCGGCTGACATAAAGTCCTCCAAAGACCAGCTAGATACATTGAAATCGGATAAACCATATTTTGTAAATGAACTGATGACTAAAATTAATGATGCCGAAACTCAAAAAGAACAAATTTCGACTGCAACAAGGATGGTTGATGCTTTATTCACTTCATCTGAGAAATCTACTGTAAAAGAATCCATTACCCGAAAAGAAATTGATGATGCAAAAGTAAAAACAATCAACATTAAACAAGACAAAGCAAAAGAAAGTTTATTGTCATTTATACAAGTAACCGATGCGCATGTAGATTCAAAGATAAAAGCTGAGGCCGAAGCTAAAGCAAAAGCTGAGGCCGAAGCTAAGGCTGAGGCTGATTCAAAAGCAAAGGCTGTAGCTGATGCAAACAAATCAAAAAATAAGAACTCCAGCCAAGCCTCCTCCCCTGCAAAGAAATCTGATGGCACGCTAGATCTAACAGGTTGGGTACAATATAGCACAGGAGATCCGGCTTCATTGTTAAAGTATTTGGCATCAGGTGACGTTATTAAATATAATGGTCAATATTGGGCCTCGCCACAACTAGTAAAAATGATATCAAATGAAGAAGTGGTGTATTTCAACGATATTTCCAAAAAATAA
- a CDS encoding MFS transporter, translating to MARAMQGLGAGAMMTFVYTAISLSYPDELRAKILGAFGTAYVLPSMIGPYVAGLIADQWSWRFVFWGILPILLLSALLSLPAFRKLKIQGTQGDNGAAATWMALLLTVGTGIFLVGLGMLPIITGFVLVIMGLVLMVYPLRKLLPMGTLTLRKGMPAILATRGLFFAAYASTQNFLVLALIDVKGINK from the coding sequence TTGGCGCGAGCCATGCAGGGCCTAGGTGCAGGAGCTATGATGACTTTTGTATACACGGCAATATCCTTGAGTTACCCCGATGAATTACGCGCCAAAATACTCGGGGCATTCGGAACAGCCTATGTTCTTCCGTCGATGATCGGTCCATACGTCGCAGGTCTTATTGCAGATCAATGGTCCTGGAGATTTGTTTTCTGGGGAATATTACCGATCTTGCTTCTTTCAGCTCTGCTTAGCTTACCTGCTTTCAGAAAATTAAAAATACAGGGTACACAAGGGGACAACGGTGCCGCAGCTACATGGATGGCGTTACTATTAACAGTAGGTACGGGGATTTTCTTAGTTGGTCTTGGCATGCTGCCGATAATAACTGGGTTTGTTTTAGTCATTATGGGCTTAGTACTAATGGTATATCCGCTGCGCAAACTGCTGCCCATGGGAACTCTTACTTTGAGAAAAGGCATGCCAGCCATTCTAGCAACACGCGGGCTATTCTTCGCTGCCTATGCTAGCACACAGAATTTCTTAGTATTAGCTTTAATCGACGTGAAAGGTATAAACAAATAA